In Salarias fasciatus chromosome 13, fSalaFa1.1, whole genome shotgun sequence, the sequence TTGAgtaatatagaaaaaaaaaaatattttttttaacaattaatGAGTAATTTGGAATGatgttaaatattaaaatcCTATTGGTTTCTGACGTTCCTAATACGCAGTAAGAAACATTCTAAAAGTAAGCCATTCCAGCTCTGCATTGATTTATGTAGCTCCAAAAAGGAGCTGTAAACTCATGGTCCTCAAAGCTAAATTTAGTCAAAGGGCTTTGTAATGTTTAAaactctctgtcctcctggtcAGAGTCCCTCAGCGAACAGCTGCAGCATATCTCAGCCATGCCTCAGAGGGGTTCAAGACTTCTGCTTGACCACAGCCTCAATCCCAAACAGCAATCTGTTGCAAGATGAAGATTAACTGGAAACATGATTCAGTTCTCCTGAAGTCTTGCACTTTATCTTGCAATTATTAATGTGTTTACTGTGACCTTAAGAACCAGTGTCCTGTATCAACATCTTGACTTCTTGTGAAATTcccctacaaaaaaaaaaaaaaaaaaaaaaaaaaaaaaaaaaaaaaaagaagaaaaaaacctcttcaTTGTTCCTAACTGGCTTTTCTCATCCCACCACTAAGGGGTTGAAATGACAGGCGTACTTCTGTTCCAGCTCACTGCCGGGGTGTATAAGTCTGGAGTGAGGTCTGTTGATGTGTGAGGTGTTTGCACACTATTTCTGTGTGACATTTAGTCCATTTTCCTCCCCAAGTTTTTGCTATTAGggggctgcagctctgcacagGCAGCTGAGTGGAGGTCCTGACAGGTAGGTGGATGACCTTTGGACAAACGTACCTCTGCGGACTCCTCAGTGCTCTTAATAAGTCACTACGTTAACATTTTAATGTTGGTCGGAGGACCGgcaggagaaacaggaggagatAGATGGTCCACTCCTTACTCCAAGATCAACCGGCGGATGATTGTTTCTCTCtgccctgaagtttctctcctCTGGACACGAAGGTTTTAAGTTGCACCGCGAATTTGCAGAACAAATGTCTGGGGCTGCTGAGACGTCAGAGCCATGCTTCTTTTGGCAAGGGCCAGTGTTCAGGGGGGCTTAGGTAACGCTGGAAGTATGAGAGGGGCGAGGGCGAGTGAGAGACTTGTACCATGTCAGATTGTTTAGACTGGAGTCGGGGGGTCCGCcacaaatggaagaaaacagcTCCGTAACAGAGCATTAGGAATGTGGGAGTGCTGCATGATACTAGAAAGTTTTGGCAACACCTCGGTACGACTATTTAAAGAGGAgttgatgatttatttttttcacctgaGATGACCACGAGCCTCGAAACAGAAAGTTTGGCCCCTGTGTTATTCCAAGAAAGCCAGGTTAAATTGAATTTTTTATTGTATCTGTCACTCGGCTGTTGCCCTCCCCAAGCTGCTGAGTAATTTCCCAGCGGATGATGTATTTCATggagatttttctttctttgtttttcttgtccaGTTGATGATGTGATGTTTTGAACATCCCACTCCTGGCAGAAAGGTTTCGCTTGTCTGGATAAAGTGATTTTTAACATGTATTCAGTCACGgtttccacagaaatgaaacttttaGATTGAATTTGCCAGAGAGTGATTTACCTCTCCCTGGGGAGTGAGTCCCCcacacccctccacccccactcCCTTCTGCTTATATGTATTTGTATGTGATGTTCAATATTTGTCTCCCACCAGCAGAAATCTAATGGAGTGAGTAAAGTAAAGCTTTCGCTTCTCATTCATCACCTCGATTGTACTAAAACATGAAGTTCCAATGAAGTTTTGAAACATTATGTTTCAATAGAATGTATATTTAATGCTGCTTTATCTGCAATTAGCTGCACGTGTGCTGCTGGTCCTGAAAACACGTGCAGCTCGCCAGCCAAGACAAATGTAATGTATGGAAGCGATGCGGTGTTGGACATGGCAGCAATCCAGATGAAACATTGGCACAAACACAATGAGTCATTTTTGAAGATGTGATTATTATGTTCGCATTTCTCCTTCGTTACAGTGTAAAGCAGTCATTTCTATGTGTAAAGTGAGTCTCACTGACGTCTTCCTCGCTCCCAGGGGAACAAACCGTGACGTAAGGATATataacaaaaatgtaaacattagaTTCCTTTCTTTCTATACTAAATGACGTTTTTTTTCAATACCTTGAGCGTGTGAACAGCTTTTTCTTCACAGGCGCTAATAGAGAAATCGAGCCGGTTCAGTCAAGCCGCTGCATGTCTGAAACCCCCAATAAAGTGGGAGGGGTGCTCAAATTGTTTCTTATGATCGTCGGCCGGCATCCTTCTTTATTCGTTACCTTTCAAAAGCAGTTCAACAGTACTGACGGGTTTGGTCTATATATGTTGCTCACTATTAGCTTCTCCTGTGAAGTCGAGATTAAAGCTCAAGAAGAGACACGTATCGGGTTCAGGGAGAACAACAAAGTTTCATCACAAACCTGTTCTGAGGTTTTTTCAGGTACATTACACAGATTCATACAAGCACTCTGCTCAGGTTTTACTGCTTCAGTGGAGATTTATTAAGCTTTGATATGAAGTTCATTGTTTATGGCTacaattaaataattaattCCTGATGTATGTAAAAGGATATTAAATATGTCATGATATATGAGTTGAGTCTTGAAGTTTctgaaaagaggggaaaaaaagggattttcatttttttgcatgATGACCAGGTTGGGACAGTGGTTGTCTGATTTTGATTCCATGCTGGAGCATTTCTGTCATAATGGTAGTTAAACTACCGTAAATATGACCGAATACTGAGGAGTGCAGTGGTGGTTTGCactctttgtggagtttgcatgttcttcctgcccTGTACCTGTGTGTGCTTTTTACGTATTTGAGCACTTCAAACACTTTTATAACCCAAATGCACATTAATCTGGATAAGTTATCTGTGATTGAGTTGTTTTCAAGGTACCCAGTGTTACCTGGCATGTACTCTCCTCCTTGTATCTTGAGAGCCGTTCACTCCCTCTTGTCCATTAAACAGTAGCCTCCTTCAGATGTTCCTGAGCTCACGCTGCCGTCACATCGGTTTTAAGGTTGTGTTGAGGCGAACCACGTGTTGCgttaagaaaaacattcatgtaAATGTATACACTGACAAACTGCGTCCCTAAATACAGTTTAGAGTGTAGCAGGATTCTCCAGCTGCACTCCAGATGTTCAGGTGAACCGTAGTGAAACCGGCGGGTTAATATTTAATCATGTCTGTTTTGTTTCGCTCATTTAAAATTTCAAGAAGTTACCTTCGATCAGCCCACTCTTTTaagtgaaacagtgaaagagaaataGTCCAGTGTGATGAGGTGGATTTGGTCTTTTCCCTGTGATTTTAGCGCTCAGAGGGAGCTTTTAGATTTCCTGTGAAGATTTAATGCATcatctgaggaaaaaaagcatcctGGTGTCAGAGTCGCTCCGAGCAGGACgtaaatgttttcttctcttcagatTTCTTTGGCtcctcatttgtttttcatccaCACAGAAGAAGTTTTATGATTATCTTAGTTCAGTGTCCCATTCGTCTTTCTTTGACTTCCCTATCAACAGGGAGGCAGTCTTATTTCCTTTtgtggcgttttttttttttttttttttttttttttttttccttgcgcCTCCCATATTCCAGCGCTGGTATTCGACCAATGTCTCAGTCACAGAGTGTACTCTGTaggtcagagtgtgtttacaCAATTATAAACATGAAGACATgactaaaatatgttttttggaGAGGCGGGAAGATGCGTGTGCTGAGCGCTGCCTCTTCTCGGTGGTGGCAGTGGATCCCCTTCACATTCAGCGAGTCTCACTGATTCATAGTGTTGATGCCTAACAGGGCTGTTCATCTGCATATAGCgcgcagcgtttttttttttttttttgtatatggATGAGCTGTGATGATGCTGATTATCATTTGTTGCTCGGTCTGTGTCTTTGCCGCAGAGGATGAGTTGTGTCTGACTGGCATCATTTTATCACAACGCGTAgatggggttggggggggggatcttGGAAAACACAGAGTCTAATGAGCACGCCTTTGTGTATGTACATGCATAATGcaaatgtgtttgtgagcaGGGATTCTGCGTAACCTGCACCCAGTTTAACACCTCCAACAGATTTTCAGAGAGCAGATGCATCAATGTTTCACTTTATATGTGAACTGTCGTCCGAAATGCAATCATTGATACCGTGTCACCTATTTTGGTTTTGACAGAAGTTAATCCTCATGCTTATTATCAGTGCGATAGTTTAAAAGTTTGACATACTGGGcagcaaaaaaaatatgagtttaattgttttgttcattttatagCTCCTATATCACCACTGCTAATTACTGATCAGTTAAGAAAATACTTTGGACAAAATAAAGAAGCTAATTTCATTTCAGCGGTATCATCGGCGGGCACGGAACTGTCAGTCTTGTTCTCTGAAACTCCGTCATCGTGTGCGCGGTCTTGCCTGTTACTGAAGTAATCATGATGGATCGAGCGCCGTCATCGTTTCAGAATTCTGATCAGTGATGTGTGAGATATTTGTTTCATCCAAACCAGGCCGTTGGCCTGAGCTTGCGTTTCAGTCGTAACTCTGGATGAGTGAATGGAAAGTCGGCACGTAGATAAACAGTGAAGATAAAGAAGGGGGACGAGGTTGGTACAGTGTGAAAGGAAGGATtaggatgagaaaaaaaaataaactgagttCATTGAGAGGTTATAGGTTGTCATTGTGTTTTCGTgcgttttcttgtttttactgCACATTGTATCTCGGCTCTCGAGCGAACGCAGCTCTGGGTAATATTCACATAATGTGATAAATGTGCCGTGTAAACAATCTAACACTTTGCTGCAAACAAGATGACTCATATCTCACTTTTGCTTTGGTACCAGATTCGTCTTGACATTTTATGCTCTGAGGACAAAAAAAGGCATCTAATGCATGATGAATGcagggtttttttggggggtttttttgaGAGAGAGCTTTTGACTGTGGGATTGCACCTCGGTGAATCCCACCTGCTGTTTGCTTCCTGccttaaattgattttttttttaggccgAAGAAGTGTAAAGCCTGTCTTTCCTGCTCATTCTCTCAGTTTTCCCCCCTCTTTGTAGCTtcgctcctcctctctgtgcttTACCCTTGACTCTCACTGTCCTCTTTATGCTCTGTCACATTTTGAaatctctctcttctctcacaCTTTGAAATTTAGCTCGAACCAGAAATTAATCTTTCATGAGAGTATTAGATTAATGGATACAGGGAACAGAGAAGGTAACAATTACCTGGATCTTTAGAAAAGAAGATATGCACTCCCATGGAGCAAAAGAAAAGTAAGAGTAGAATTGATGCTAATTATGGAAACAGTTGGAAATTACATTGTACGTGATTAAAAGCTTGACTGTGGAAACGCATGAATGCTCACAAGCAGAGCCACTCACCGATAGACCGCCACAGATTTCTGTATTTAGCAAGGTGCTCTCACTGGCATTTTAAGGCACCACTTTCCACTGATATTTCATTAAATGAGGCCTGCAACACCTCTACTGGCATCAATAAAATAAGCTATTTTCAAAATCCCAGCAGCAGCCTATGCTGGCGTGGAGATATGGGCATGCATCCCTGATAAGTCTGCGAGGGCTGCGAGCCGTCCCATTATGAAATCTGCAAGTGTGTGAGGGCTTTCTTTTTGGACTTTAAAGGCAGGTCGTGCACATATTCATCACTTTTCGATGCATGCAGACTTTAACCCCATGGTTTTACAGCATTGTTGCACATTAAAGTGAAAAGATGAAAGCACATATAGAAAAAAGTAGATGGTTAGAGCAGATTTCCATGAGCAGAGATCAGACTGCGTGCCCTGTTTTAAAGATGGAAAGGGCCACCAGTGCACTTTGACTTGTCAACTTGTATTGACATATTTGTGCTCTATTCACTTGTTTTGGGTGTAAAACAGTCCATTCCATTGTTGATTTGAAAGTCGATATTGCTGTTTTTGCACTTGATTCGTGAAGAACCGTTCCACTTTGGAGACGCACAGAGAGATCCTGATACTGCCGGTACGTCAGATGTCCAGCCTGATACCGTCTTTGTTTAGGCTCTTCCtgacttaaagcaacactaaggaactttcagtttctattgattttggcggcgccagtggacaaaagcggtagtgttttgcctgaacaaatactacagttcccatgaggactagtgcgtggcgtcgtaaaatgctgctccggttggcatgctgtcggactgaactcgcctgcatttgtttccagtggctgtgtgaaggacggatagcgatgaggtaatgaatctaatggtggctaaacaatattatatcataatgtgacgcatgccgtgtgctgggttcctaccaccctcctcacagtttcttagtccaagtgaaagcaatactgacgccctcagcccgtgacagaggggtcattcaactcgttgtaagtcgatgtatcatcacaaaagatattaaaatgttttattaaggttgaaaagttacttagtgtcgctttaatatGGTCAAGCGTCTGTCTCCGGTGCTGCTTTGCAGATTTCctgtgaaaatacatttcttcagaTGTAGATAATCTGATAACATCAGCATAACAACATGAATTATTGTTTCTTTCTCCGAAGGCGACATGACTGAACTGGAAGATGACTGAATTGTTTGGGTGACCTTGTGAGCTGATTTGAATGCTGTTTATGTATTTGACAGATTAGCGTATAAACAGTCCATGAATACCCAAAAATACCATCAGATTTTGTGGCACCAATAAAAcagagcaaagaaaaagaaaacctcaccAAGATTTCTCTCCTGTTAAAGTCTGTCAGAAACTTTTTGGTTTTGTAGAAAAGGATTAAGTATCACTCACTTTCACATTGTATGCGATCAAGCTGGGAGTTATTGTGTCTGTATTTTATAGACTCTGGCGggttgaaagaaaaataattttattttcatttgccACAAGTGGTGAAGGATTTCATCCCCTCGTCCTTTAGGACTGCGACTGTCAAAGAGTAACAACCAGTTTTGGGAATAACGCCTTCACTGTTAATCTCCTTCTACCGACAGTAACGGAATTAATGTCACCTTACAGTCACTGAAGATTTCATGAGTTGGtaacattttacatttcttaCAGATAGATTTCGTGTCACCTCTTTATCATTAGTTTGAAGCTTCATTACTGCTACAAGAAAGATGTGTGACTCTCTGCAACGTTAACATTAACCTGTATCCACCACCCCAAATAAGTATTAACCCGCCTTACTACCAGCTGTCTGCATGTTCTATCTGATGCAGGCTGTttcattgctgctgctgctgctttttgttaATATTTGTTCAGAAATCAGTTTCTCTCCAGAACAGCTGCCATGCTGTTCATtggcttccaaaaaaaaaacgggtaTTCCCCAGTGGGATGGACTTCCAGTTGtaaaaaaacttcactttaaAATGACTAATTAACTCAGAatgctgactttgctcacagctcagctaatgtgaCTCATTTCCAGTAATTTACTCAACACTGGGAGCTGCAAAATCAAAAGAGAAAGCAACTGAGGAAATGTCACCAGAGAAAACAAGTCAGGAATCATTAGCGCACCACTCCTAAAATACTTAGGCTTTCCTGATTACTTGTCGTGCGGTGAGAAGAGAGCACAGAATAAAGAACTCCGCGGCAAGCGTGTGCATGTCCACCTGAGTCAACACTGAACATGGTTCtctctgtaaaagaaaaaactttgatcttgaaaaaaaaaaaaacctttccagGTTAACAAAACAAAGCTCTCTGTGGGACTTCAGCTCACATAGAATAACtgtgtttttttagttttgaatTACAGAGTAACTATTATGTTGACCTTGAGAGTTTCTTAGCAGAGCTTGTCTTTGCATGCGCTCTGTAGCGCTCGTTGAAAAGCGGGCGATCGTCATACGtcagaccacacacactccgcagCTGACCTCGAACCTTTTATAGGCGGCTCCTGTTAGAGAAGGAGGGCTATATAGTGTGAAAACCTCTGAGAGGCAGTGACGTTCCATTAAATACCCCAATATTAAAAATACCCGCGCTGCTTTTTCTGGTATTATGGGAGATGACGGAAATACCTCGAAAGGAAACGGCGCTGCTGCACTTGAGGTGAAAAAACCCCCCCCATATGTCATGTTTTAAcaactgtttctgttttacagGAGGGCCCAGTTGGAAAGAGGGGAAGATGTaagaaatgaagacaaatgaTTCCCTGGAGTTTAATCGCATGAAGTCTTCCAGGTGAAACCTGAACACTCTAAAAGAGGATATTGTCTGGCTGTTATTTCTACATAAATCGTCTCCTCATGTGTCACTATGCCCCTGTCGGAGTTCAGCTATGGGAGCGGTACCCAGACGGCCTACAAGCATAGCCTCCACAGCCTGCCTATGGGTGAAGACTATGGGAAAAAATCCGTCAGGACGTTCTTTGACCTGAGGCACACGGGCGTGCCTGAAAACGTGCGCTTAAAGTGCCCTCCACTGTTGTTGTTTAGTCTTCAGAGAATCTCAAAAAACAGAGTATTCAGCTTCTTGGTGGGCTTGATCATGACGTTTTTCATCATGGCCTCGTACATGCTGGTGTCGGACAAGAAAGGACTTTTGTTCATCCTGTCACACTATCAGATGAGATCCGTGAACGTTGGAACCGGCAACGGGTCAACAGAAGCCTTCGCTGAAAGTACTGTTTTGGACATGAAAGGTCTGGTGGAACTCATTAACTCCAAGCAGGAATACCCACCGAGGAAAGTTCCTGAAGAGGAGGACGTCATTGAGACTGACCCTCATGTAAGTCTGACTCACTGGAAGGCTTACATCGGCATgcgactggaaaaaaaataaaccgtTATTCTTGTTGGTCCAGATTGAAATGTTTTGGTTCAGCAATGATCAAACGTACAGGAGCAATATGAATCAGTTGAGTCTTGAAAATGTTTACAGGCGATAACTTCAGTAGTAACTGACCACGCACCTACTGATCAAGGCCACAGTAAATACCAGCCCTGAGAAGCTCATAATGACCAGTAATGGCTGACAGCGCTGCGGCCGAGGACTGTGGAACTGATGTCACTGTGCGCTCATGCTGTTGTGAAGTGTTTAATGCTTGTTGTCGTCACATTTCCACAATCCAGTGTGTAATTTCGCAGTGTTTAAGAAAAGGGACGCATCATTTCTGGTAGCCGGAGCACAAGACTCAGTCGCAAAGATGTTAACTTAAGTGAGTGGTTCGGTTGAGCGCTCATCGTGGCACATGCCACAAATATTAATTAAGTGTTGTTTTAAAGCAAGAGGTAAAACCAGGAATGATGCATTATTGGCAATGCTGGAAAATTACaccatccgtccatctgtcaCCTGAACATGCCTTCAATTACCCAAGATTCCCACACaagcagaggaaaacatgaagTAACGCCACGGCTACAAATGTTGCTGCCCACCCcaaaaaaattgttttatttcGTCAAGTCACCATTATTTTCCACTCTCCTCTGAACCCTGGAGAAACACTAAGAGCAATCGCAAACCACTACTGACCACTGAAACAGCCGTAACTCTAAGATAAACGGCCATCATCATGTAGGCCTTTAACACCTCGGGAGGTGTGTTCTCACACCTTTAATTGTCTGATAATAGAAAATATATGCATTGCAAATAAACTGACCTGGGTTTTGGATTAAACAAGgttatttcaattaaaattaCAAGTATCTTACAACCCtacaattcatcaaaaaaaaacaaaaaaaaaaacaaaaacaaaagatgctCATCATCTGAATTTCAGGCATCAGTCTTCCTCACAGTATGAATGTCAAAATAAtgcataaaaaataaagctgactgTTGAGGAAGCGTTAGATGTCGTCTGCGACAGCCGCCTTTTAAACCATTTGTTCCTCCCTTTATTTTGCTTAAATATTTAATGCCGTTGTtctatttcaaagaaaattatTGACATTCCCAACATTAGAGAACAGTTCAGAAGCTACATTGAAAACTGGGCAGAGGAGGCGCAGTGGGATGCTTGTCAatatgaagtttgcatgttctctcgtTGTTTGGAAGATATTCTTTAGATTTGCTCCCATGCTACAAAGCACATGCTTTTggtacagaagatggacagatggataaaAAAGGGGACCgtaaaccccccaaaaaagtgtCTTGAGTGTATTTCAGGCTTGGCAGATGTTACAAAATATGTATTCATATCAGTGTCCACCCCATCATGACGCTGCACAGTATCATATCGTACATCTTTCATTATATTGCCCTCACTTTCATAATGCCTAATTTAATTGTACTTTTCCCTGCAGCTGTTCTCGGTAATTCCTCGTCATTTCCTGCCTGGCATTAAGAGCCCTTGCTGGTACGAGGAGTACCCAGCCGAACCCAACTCTGATCCGTACGGCAGCAACCCTTTTTTTATTCGCTTACGGAATTTCAAGAACCTGCGTGAGCGGCTGAAGACCAACTTCCGCCAGCACCTACTCCACCGAGACGGCAAACGCCTCCGTCTGCGCTGCCTGCCGTACTTCTACATCATTGGCCAGCCGAAGTGCGGCACCACAGACCTGTtccacaggctgctgctgcatcctgacATCAGATACAACGGCATTAAGGAGCCGCACTGGTGGACCCGCAAACGCTTTGGTGAGTCCTGAAACACCACGCTTGACCGCTAGGTTTCGCAGTGGTGGAAGGTCTACGGCTCTGCACAAGTTCTTCATATCAGAAGTGGCGCCGGCGGTGGTCTTCTGGATTATTTACCGAGTTACTGTTGACTTAACATCATTTCAAACCAGCCTGGCCCttgccctctgacctctggcatcaacaaggcACAGTGAACTCACTTACTGGAGATTTGATCGTTTCCAGGCCATTCTCTGTAAATCCTAGAGATGGTTGAGTGTAAAACTCCCACTTGATAAAGACTTTGCTTTATCACTGTTTTCTCTATTCTCATGTTGAATTTGAATCTCAGCAAGCTCATCTTGACCATGTCTACAAGCCTAAATACATTCAATCTTAtatttttcaaagtgttttgctttaaaatttgagggttttttttttaaatctatcaagcgaaatcattaaaaaaacaagtttgcTATATACAGTAAGTCCAGTAACTCTCTGCCTGTTTCAAATAAACTGTAGCAAATATagttttcattctatttttttaattacatctGTAACTCTAAGGAATTCCAGAAATTTTCACCGGAAACATAGAATAATATAGATAATATCAGATTGTATGCTGACTATAATAATCCTGCTGCAGAAGGCGTTGTCACTTTATCTTTGCTGTCCCTCTGCAAGAATTGCTTAGTTGCAACAGTTGTTTTGAAATATAGATTAAAATaagtagaaaaataaacataaaagtAAAGATATAATGTGGAACTACTcgacagtgtgtgtctgcagagtgGATGGAGTGTTTTTACTCCACTGTGCAGCAGTCGGCATCTCAAATGATCAGATTATAACACGGCTCAATAGATGGACTTTAAAATTTTGCTTCAAGCACCAGTCATCAAAAAAGGTTTGATTGCTTAGCGGCGTATAAATGGGTGTGTATTGAGTGTCGTTTCTTTCTGACTCCTGGTGCAGGTTATAAACACAACAAAGACGGTTCggaggaaaaatacagagtGGAAGATTACCTGGACCTGTTTGACCTGACGGCCCAAAAGATCCAGGAAGGTCTGAGTGGAAACTCATCTGGAGACCGCCGCGAGCTCCAGAGCATAACAGGTGAGCATAtgtgaagatgtgtgtgtgtgcgagcgggTATGGATGATTTGGTATTGTTAGCGTCTATTGTGTGTCTCG encodes:
- the LOC115399428 gene encoding carbohydrate sulfotransferase 15-like isoform X1 yields the protein MKTNDSLEFNRMKSSSYGSGTQTAYKHSLHSLPMGEDYGKKSVRTFFDLRHTGVPENVRLKCPPLLLFSLQRISKNRVFSFLVGLIMTFFIMASYMLVSDKKGLLFILSHYQMRSVNVGTGNGSTEAFAESTVLDMKGLVELINSKQEYPPRKVPEEEDVIETDPHLFSVIPRHFLPGIKSPCWYEEYPAEPNSDPYGSNPFFIRLRNFKNLRERLKTNFRQHLLHRDGKRLRLRCLPYFYIIGQPKCGTTDLFHRLLLHPDIRYNGIKEPHWWTRKRFGYKHNKDGSEEKYRVEDYLDLFDLTAQKIQEGLSGNSSGDRRELQSITGDGSASTMWDNQFWSIVDRDRQEAEPRFLVQDFIHTLDPTARIIVILRDPAERLYSDYLYFRSTNKSAKAFHQSVVKSVQLFQSCLSEKSLRSCAYDGSLYLAMPVRLHLGLYVVFLLDWLTVFHREQILVLQLEDYAANVKVTIKKVFDFLNLGPFPEQVETALTQLPTCNTRRTADKNLGPMLPATKDLLREFYQPFNQKLAGVLNDNAFLWSHT
- the LOC115399428 gene encoding carbohydrate sulfotransferase 15-like isoform X2 — protein: MKTNDSLEFNRMKSSSYGSGTQTAYKHSLHSLPMGEDYGKKSVRTFFDLRHTGVPENVRLKCPPLLLFSLQRISKNRVFSFLVGLIMTFFIMASYMLVSDKKGLLFILSHYQMRSVNVGTGNGSTEAFAESTVLDMKGLVELINSKQEYPPRKVPEEEDVIETDPHLFSVIPRHFLPGIKSPCWYEEYPAEPNSDPYGSNPFFIRLRNFKNLRERLKTNFRQHLLHRDGKRLRLRCLPYFYIIGQPKCGTTDLFHRLLLHPDIRYNGIKEPHWWTRKRFGYKHNKDGSEEKYRVEDYLDLFDLTAQKIQEGLSGNSSGDRRELQSITGDGSASTMWDNQFWSIVDRDRQEAEPRFLVQDFIHTLDPTARIIVILRDPAERLYSDYLYFRSTNKSAKAFHQSVVKSVQLFQSCLSEKSLRSCAYDGSLYLAMPTPSGIVRGLPAGLADSFPQGADPCSSAGGLCSQRQSYNQKSV